A section of the Primulina eburnea isolate SZY01 chromosome 1, ASM2296580v1, whole genome shotgun sequence genome encodes:
- the LOC140807153 gene encoding uncharacterized protein: MKTSQSRQKSYADIRRRPLEFEVGDHVFVKIAPLKGIMRFGRKEKLSPRIIGPFEILDRIGERAYRLALPPDLDIVHNVFHVSMLKKNISNPSHDLRHEPLDLMLNLTYQEVPIQILDRKVNVLRNKEIGIIKILWRNQLVEEATWEPEEEMKQRYPELFAQ; this comes from the coding sequence ATGAAGACATCCCAATCCAGACAGAAAAGTTATGCCGATATCCGAAGAAGGCCTTTGGAGTTTGAAGTTGGAGATCATGTATTTGTCAAAATTGCTCCTCTCAAAGGCATTATGAGATTTGGCAGGAAAGAAAAGCTAAGCCCAAGAAttatcggtccatttgaaatattggacaGGATTGGAGAAAGAGCATATCGTCTAGCCTTACCGCCAGACTTGGATATAGTCCACAATGTATTTCACGTCTCAATGCTCAAGAAGAACATCTCGAACCCTTCTCATGATCTTAGACATGAACCATTGGATCTGATGCTGAACTTGACTTATCAAGAAGTACCAATTCAGATTTTAGATCGCAAGGTTAATGTACTGAGGAATAAGGAGATCGGCATTATCAAGATTCTTTGGCGTAATCAGTTGGTTGAAGAAGCAACGTGGGAGCCAGAGGAGGAAATGAAACAGCGATATCCTGAGTTATTCGCACAGTAA